In Oryzias latipes chromosome 10, ASM223467v1, the genomic window GAGATCAAGGCTGGCTTCAGACCgctgttgcatgtttttttccccttgcctttcttgataaaaattaagttcaattgactcaattatatttcgttacatggaagaattttctttgaggtggggttactcatatttattggatggaaatcctgcccacaattaaattgagttcatccaatgagttatttttttgagtctgtgaggccagacaaaatttattaactccctaatacatgcacatggaaacttgtaaaaggcataagaagacagcaatcactgtataaattctctaattcaattaaatattttttttaatttagcgcCAATTCGAATTACagacgtctcaatgggcttcataccggtaattgtaaggtaaacatacaatgaaaaagggatcatgaatacaaagaatgcattagGATTAATACTAAACTTGAACAAAACAGATTAATCTAAACTgatattcctgcccttagacccccccccttcatggtaaggaaaaactctttaaaaaccggtaggtggcaatattgcacatggaaacttgtgaaaccaaaaaagaagacgggctcagcatgggcggggttaacattccacagcatgttcacattcctcagcgtttcagcattccactatgttgtgcagttctgcaggctgcagccaggggtagttggcTTTAGTCGTAAAAGTAAAGTTAAACAGCATGGTTCATACACATAAAACAAGACTGAAtttaaaacgtttaaaaaaaaaatgtaaacagtaaAGAcatctgtggggggggggacgtCAAGGATCAATGTTGCTACACGCACAGAAGATGCTGTCAGTCTTCATGTGTAAGCCCCTGTTCCCACGGCAACAGCAAGCTGAACAGGCGCTGGATGCAGAGTCGTTTTTAACAATTCTTTGATGCTTTTGTTTGTCCAGGCCGAGGTTATGTACAAGAAGAACCCAAAGCTGCTGAGCCAGCTGCAGCACTGCGAGGAAGGGGGCGTCCCGCTGGTGGCCATCCTAGGAGAACAGGAGCTGAAGGACGGAGTGGTCAAACTGCGCGTGGTGTCAACCAGAGAGGAGGTACGGCACACCCCGCTGCACATCACACGGGCATGTGAGAGCTCCAGAGGGGCAGTACACAGACACTCTTGTCCTGAAACAACCCACTTCTTAAAAGATGCATCtcaaaaagttagaaaaaaacaagcaaatgcaGACGTTTCCTGAACCCGTGTGGTTTGAGTCAGTAGATACAGTCGTGGAGAAGACTGCTGTCTGGACAGATGGGCAGAAGGCAGTCATCGACACCCTTCACAAAGAAGTCAACCCACTTAAGATCATTGAAAGCATGCCGCTTCTTCACAGAATGCTGTATCCACGAATATAAACAAAGAATTGAGTGGTTGAGAGGAAAAGTTCACCAGCAGAAAAGCGGTTTAACTGCAACCTTGAGGAGATTGTCAAGAGTTTTGGGGAGCTGCATCAACGTCCAAGAAGCCTCTTGGCACGGCCGCGCAGAAGAACTGGACTGTTACTCTTATTGTTGATCATTTAGCTTCACTCTGTGTGAAGCTGTGGCTCTTGAACCAGAGTGAGAACTCTTGAAGCATCAAAGATCATCCATCTGTAGTTGCGTTGCTGCGTTTGTCATGAAAGCAGAGATTTAATTTTTATGGGTCTGGTGTGTCCTCCATCTGTGCTGTAGGGGCAGATGTGACCCTTGCAGTCATCAAGGTGGAACATCGTCTTACACCTCAGCTGATGATGCCTTAGCTGCTCAGCTCTGAGCCACAAACTAATGAACAGAGCTCATTTCTGCCATCTGTCCGCAGGTGGACATCTCCAGAGCCGATCTCATCGCTGAGATCAAGAGGAGGACGTCTGAAGCCTAACTCCTCCCTGCTGCCCAACTCCAGTTTTGTACAGCATCCCCCTGGCCCCCAGTTGTCCTTGGAGCTCTGTGGTTCTGATGTGGCCTAGAAAGGAGTTCAGGCTGCTCCTGCAGTCAAGGCAGATGTTTACCTGCCTGGTCCAAGAGTTTGCTGCACATGTTCATTAAAGCTCTCGTGTCCAAAGAGTCTGTGTTCTTCCTGAATCTGCAACCAGAACTGAAGCTTCTAATGAAAAAAGGACTGATGGACCAGAAATGGAGGTTCCTTCCTTCATGTTTACTGCTGCAGGTACTATGGCAGTTCTGGTGCTGGTCTGGTCCAATGCTGGTTATGTTTGTTGCTGCTCAGGCTCTTTACTGCAGTGGAATCTTCTCCATCAGGGTTGATAACTGTAACATCTGGCCTCTGGCCCTGTCTgctgttgcattagcaccaCTTGCTTTGAAAATAATATCTGTGCATTAAACTCGTAATCTATTacatgtgtattttgtttttggatGTGTGATGACAAGCTTCTTCTGAAGGTCTACAGGAGGACTGTGAGCTGTGGTGGTGCGGCTACACAAAGAGGACGGCGTTTCTTTTGGATCTCATTTACTTCAAACGAGGAACACTGAACAGTAGAAAAGCATGCAAACACACTGCAATAACTCAACACCCTAAAACATGcaggaacaaaaacacacaggcaCTAAAATGTTCAGGCGCTCAAACCGCTGCTGCACAACTTCTGCAGGACCTGCTGGGCAGCAGCCCTCCTGGCCTCCTCCAGCATGGTGGACGTGCAGTGTCCTGGTAAAATCATGACGAAGCCCCTGaaggtggtgggggctccgggGACGTGCACCTTGTAGGTGAAGTACAGAAATCCATCTGGGCCGGCGTGGCTAAAAAGCATCTCATAGTGTGGATCCCCCCACCCACTCGCCTCACTCAGCTTCCGCAGCAACAGCACCGGGGACACAGAAAACATGACTTGTCCCCTGGGGGGAGGAGAGGTGCCTTTAACATGAGTATCATGCTGTGTGGGGGGCCCACCCACAGCTTTACAGAAGGCTGTGGGGACTGCGGGAGAAGCCAATCGTGGGGGCAGCCGAGGGGAGGTTTGGCCTAGGTGCTTCAGGGGGGACGGCAGCAGGCCTTTAGGAGCTCTCTGAGGAGGGGGCTTGTCCGGGTTGGGCTTCTCTGCAGAGAGCCACTTGATAGAGATGTCTAAGCAGAACTGCTTCTTGAACTCTGGAGAAGGAAACAAGACGCAGAAGCTCAGGACAGAGTCACAGATGACGCTTTGGAGCCTTCAGCAGAATAGGACTGTAATACGTATCCAAATACTCTATGTTTGCCATCTGTTCCCAAAAAATAGAGTGTAAATATTTACTTTGGGTCAAAAAAAAGGATGTAGGCGGCCACTAATTGTCCAAGTTATCTCACTTAAGATAAGAAAGgcctgtaatgttcatcataggtaaacctgaACTATGAGacgaaaaaaaatccagaaaatcccattttatgaattttaaagaaattatttgtaaatcatggttggaaaataagtatttggtcaataacaaaagttcaactcaatactttgtcatataccctttgttggcaatgacagcagtcaaacattttctgtaagtcttcacaagatttacacaaactgttgctggtattttggcccattcctccatgcagatctcctctagagcagtgatgttttggggctgtcccTGGACAACACAGACTtccaactccctccaaagattgtctatggggttgagatctggagactggatAGGctactccaggaccttgaaatacTTTATAAGCCGTCACTCCTTcactttatgtggcccgcgagagcataaaaggtttttatttcttaaaattatttttttttagttgattacatataATTTATGTGTAGTTGCAtgtgtaattattcaatgtttgcaggtcttatgcaGGGAAATTGTTGTcctcaaaccatcagttggatgcaaggctgtatgcaccctttttttgtaaaatgttacacgtgtaatacatgttctttctagctcagttttatgttatttttcttcattcactTGGACACTTTGAtcgtgggttttaataagcggacaaaatttaaaaaggatttatgctagagtaacaagcaaacatatgttttctatgcaactgtaacaaataaataagtttaacattaaggagtaggtaCATTTATCAGGGCCCGCAGGAGCAGTGTTGAGTCTTTCCAGATTTGGAAAGATTTCTGCGCCTTTCAGAGAAAacgcgacccccccccccccccccgccgcatcctcgaaaagtcaccaaaatggtCACACACCTTGGATAAATTGAAactgaattttccacaaagtcaacgtcaccccccccccccccccccccaaagagacgatgacatcacggcgagcgatctcgtaaaaaaaaaaaaatcaattggccgaaaaaaaagatttcaaaagttacagttacgaaaccaaaacacacgtgacgtgtcggggatatctcaagaaaatgttttgaaatcattatgggacagccacacgacctacggcttggctgTCATTTtttggcgaactctgagaattgccgatttttgtgtttttacgcaatatgggaaaacgacacttttttttgagcgattttcacgaaatcgcACACACATTCTACAACCATCAAAGTAGTTtccttgacctttgaccttgggaaaaggcggccatcttgaatacaaaaaaaagcacctttagtacgcgaaaactcgtcctagggatttttatcaatcttcTTGAAACGTCTCGGGCATCAATTGCAAGCTCCTGTGTAAAAAATATTGGAAtaagaagttgtagattttgaacggcgtgcgcgggGCGAATTCGCAACTGTTGCGATTTTAGCCAATTCACACAATTTTTATCGGATgttgtgaaaatgaaacatgCGATTTCCTGGCCCAGAGTGCACAAAACGATGTAACATACGACAAGattgataaaggaatgtgggcttggagagaaaaaaaaggtagaaaaatgCTGACtcggacaaaaacaaaatcaaattttttattttttttttcaatcggCTTATGAAACCAATATAACCTTGTCAGggatatccaaacaaagttttaaatcaTTACGAGATGGCGACATGACCTACGGTTTGATTGAAGATGGGCAGTGAGGGCAGCGGTGCTGCGTAGAGGTGGGCAGCGATGGCATGGCAGTGGTGCATAGAGGGGGGCGGCTGGGACGTGTAGCGCGtgtgggccatacaacgccgcttgctaatttgatttttaattacattaagTTACAGGTATGAgttaaactgaacaaaaatataaatgcaaaacttttgttattgctcccattttttatggtatgaactcaaagatgtgaaacattttccacatacacaaaataaccagttctccgaaatattgttcacaaatccgtctaaatctgtgatagtgagcacttgtcctttgccaagacaatccatcccacctcgcaggtgtgccatatcaaagatgctgattagacagcatgattattgcacaggtgtgccttagactggccacaagaaaaggccactctgaaatctttagttttgttttattgagggggtcaggggacccagacaaccagtcagtatctggtgtgaccaccatttgcctcatgaagtgcgacacatcaccttcgcatagagttgatcaggttgtctattgtggcctgtggaatgttggtccactcttcttcaatggctgtgcgaagttgctggatattggcaggaactggaacatgctgtcgtatacgccgatccagagcatcccaaacatgctcaatgggtgacatgtccggtgagtatgctggccacgtaagaactgggatgtttacAGCTTCCAAGagttgtgtacagatccttgcaacatggcgccgtgcattatcatgctgcaacatgaggtgatgttgttggatgtacggcacaacaatgggccccaggatctcgtcacggtatctctgtgcattcaaaactccatcaatgaaatgcacctgtgttcttcgcccataacatatgcctgcccataccataaccccaccacgaccatgggctactcgatccacaacattgacatcagaaaaccgctcacccacacgacgtcacacacgctgtctgccatctgccctgaacagtgtaaaccgggattcatccgtgaacagaacacctctccaacgtgccagacgccatcgcatgtgagcatttgcccactcaagtcggttacgacgacgaactggagtgagttcgagacctcgatgaggacgacgagcatgcagatgagcttccctgagacgtttctgacagtttgtgcagaaattctgtggttatgccaaccgattgtttcagcagctgtccgagtggctggtctcagacgatcttggaggtggacatgctggatgtggaggtcttgggctggtgtggttacacgtggtctgcggttttGAGGCcagttggatgtgctgccaaattttCGGAAACGGCTtaggagacggcttatggtggagaaatggacattcaattccctagcaacagctctggtggacattcctgctatcagcatgccaattgcacgctccctcaaaacttgcgacatctgtggcattgtgctgtgtgatacaactgaagatttcagagtggccttttcttgtggccagtctaaggcacacctgtgcaataatcatgctgtctaatcagcatcttgatacggcacacctgcgaggtgggatggattgtcttggcaaaggacaagtgctcactatcacagatttagacagatttgtgaacaatatttcggagaactggttattttgtgtatgtggaaaatgtttcacatctttgagttcataccataagaaatgggagcaataacaaaattgttgcgtttatatttttgttcagtgtataTCTGGCCCTTGTctggacagccactatgctgaagtggccctcggtgaaattGAGTTTGACATCCCTGATCCAAATGCtgtctagcaaactttagacaggtctgcacatgtactggctttagcaggagGACATGGCTGGccctgcaggatttgagtccctggtgtcatagtgtgttactgatggtaacctttgttactttggtcccagctctctgcaggtcattcactaggtcccccgtgaGGTTCTGGGCctcagatggagggagattatcagtgattgcagattcagtcttcccagcctggtgcaggtcaataAGTTTGTTTCTGGTATCCTTAGAccgctctttggtcttggccatagtggagtttggagtgtgactgttgaggttgtggacaggtgtcttttatatagataataAGTTCAAACAGCAGTCATTAACAATTAACTAGCGAAGGACGGATGAtcttcttacagaagaagttacaggtctgagAGAACCAGAAATCTTGTTTGTAGgcgaccaaatacttattttccaccataatttacaaataaattctttaaaaatatcagactgtgattttctggattttttttctcattttctttctcATAGTTAAGGTAAACCTTTAAtcaaaattacaggcctctttcatcattttaagTGGGAGTACTTGTACCATTgctggctgactaaatacttttttgccccactgtatgtcCAAAATTGCAACTCAGGCAACATAAGTATCACTCCTAAAATGCAGAATAATATTGGATTTTCAGTGTGTAAACTAAACGCAGCAAATGTGCTAATGTCAAAGTAAAGTGTCGGATTTtcgtagttaaaaaaaatgagacttTAGTTTACTGAAAGAATttctaaaaaacagatttttgtatACAGTGCTCAGCAGAAATGTGTACACCCTATTTAGAAACTACTAATTTAATCAGTAGCTCAATGGACAGAGGAAAAATGTCCAAACTCTCCACAAGGTTGAGCTTTATTTAACACTTCTTTAACTCCATAACATGAAATTAAGGTTAATGATCCAACTTAGATCAAATAGTTTTCATAACCGACTTAAATTGgttgaagcaaaaataaatttctTCCCCTTCAGTATAGAGCAGTACATTGTTGAGTTCACGataccatcaatgaaatgcagccCCACCACACCAGCAGCCCCACATAAGGATACTGCCACCGCCATGTTTCACTGTAGGCACcatgcatttttctttgaaatcctCACCTTTGCAAcgccatacagttttaaaaccatCAGTTCCACAAACGGTGATCTCTTATCACTCCATAGTATTGAGTCCCAGTAGTCTTCATCTTTTTCAGCATGGGCCCTAGCAAATTCTAGACGTGCTTTTTTGTGCATGGGCTTTAGGAGAGGCTTCCTTCATGGATGATAACATGCATGCCATTCCTCTGCAGTGTACGCCATCTCACCAGGAGACTCCTGTTGAAATTTTAGCTTCGGTGGACGGCCTTGACCAGTGGTGGTTCTACACTAAATTACTCCCTAGGCGAGTAAGCCCCCAAGCCCCCAACCccactaaacacacacacatacaaatttGACGATATCCTCTTGTGTTCCCTATCTATTTTTATTTCgcaattttacacaaaaatgcatgaattttctaaacttttattacaggggtgtcaaactcagtcCCACAGGGGGCCTTgaaccaaaacacactttagTTTGCGGGCCGAAcaatataaacatttattgaacacactaaagctaaacgtTTAAACCTTTATAACTGAACTTTCTGaacataaatattaataaaaataggaacattaatccagaataactcaagttaaaccttaaataatgcataatattttgctctccataaaaatatattctgtcaaaattatacaaatatgaacacgcggcagaacaaaacaaacaaagcctgtaaatattaataattagaaataacaaATCATATAATTCCGTattctttgctcttttatcattatttttagagctggactcttggcatcatttttagcaataagttcatttctgcttggtgtgtgacgtcctgtgtgcgTGAAACGTGTCAGAgggatttgatttatttaaaaacctcttattgtgaatatcatttttaagtcttataaaacattcaaaactaaatcatagaactcatcactgggattactccaaaaatatttgtcattttttttaattttgtgcaacaccaacagtaggaATCCTCAGAAAACCTCCATCCTTTCATAAAAAATtatctattgtttatttattatctcAAATAGCGCAGCTGTTTTACTGACGTCAGTACCTGCTGTCTCCTGAATTCCAAAATTTCAgggctctttggatcactgacTGATTTGGAGCACATGGGTTTGTGCAGATAAATGCAGAACCCCTGTTAAGGTCCATGAAGTTGTGAAAATGACCTTCACGCATGACATCGCACCATCTCGTGCCGCAAGGAATACCTCTGCATCATTGGCTGCTGTGGGCATAATAGGAGATAAACTGATGATGTGGCCCCCCATCCTCCCCTGACCCTATTGGGAACCTTTGGAGAATCCTCAAGCAAAATATCCGTTGAGGGTGGGAAGCAGTTCACATcccaaacagcagctctgggagACTATTCTGACATCATGAAAAGAAATTCAAGCAAAAACTCCAAAATCTCACAAGTTCAATAGACGCAAGAAGCTGCTAGAAAATAAAGgctcctttgttttgttttgtttgtaactcGAGATAATAAGATGTGTTTGATTGGAATAGCTCTTGAGTTCAGTAAAGATGACCTCTAATgcataaaaattcattttcagttCTCAGGAATCTATCAAATGTTGTGGAACTCTGTTGTGCGTAATAATGTAGAACAGTGCATTtgagggtttttatttttaaaaactactaTTAGTTTTAGGAGGTTTTGTTcaataaaatttattataaattctAAGGGTTAGAGACCTGAAAATTATGCTGACCGTGCTTGTATTGAGTATTTAGAAAATCATAGAATAATAttatttgcataataatttggaaCGCACTGaactgtaaaatgttacacaagCTGATAACAAATTCCGCGATTGGAATTTTACATCCGTATTAGCATTGCATGCATATTGCTGCATTTCACCATTAATGTCAAGCCCTTAGAATACACAATGGTGGAGCAAACTCGATCcaaaaaactgtgtcattttaACACTGCCAATgataaaaacatattaaagaagTTAGGAAATGCTGTAACCTCTATGATACTTCCATGCAGGAGTACAGAGACATCAAGAGAACAGACAACTGATGGAAGAAAATCAAGCAAGTTACTGGAAAGACGCCCAGGGACTAgaaagcaaaatgagaaaaaaaaggggggaccTTTTTGCCACGGAAAAGAAGAAACTGTCAGGATGAAGTGGCGAGTCTGCTTGGAAGTATTACCAGATGATGTATTTTCTGGAACCCTTCGTCAAGCATCATCTaagtatatatatgtatattccAAACATCTATGTCAGAGTCCTGTGGGTGTATCCAAATGTAGCCCTTCCTATCCGGCATTATAGTTCCAAGTATTCACAGCAGGAATAAATGCACAATTTAAACAGTTTTGTAAAGGTAATTAAGCCCATGATGCTTTCATTTTCCAGCATTCCCAAAGATGCTGAGATTGGCGTGTAAGTCAGCTCCAACGAAACTGTCAGCAAACAACCTGGTGGTGATACGGAACGCTGGGGACAAGTTTGTTACAGTCAGAAGCAAAACCGGCCAACCTTAATATGAACTAGACCGCAGGATTGTGGCAACCGATCGCTATGAGAATGTGcaacttattttatttaaatgttcacaCTCTCAAAAGATCATTTGGTTCTTTTTGTGCACAGCTGCTGTTGCTGTCttgcacactttttttcttaaatcttgTGGTTTTTGGCCCCGCCCCCTGTAAACCCATGAGCTGTTTCCTACCTTCTCCCAGAGCCTTCTTGGCCATGGAGGCTGCATGATGAGAAGAGAAAGCAACAACGGCTGACACCCCCTCTATGCCAGGGCCAGCCTTCAAGGCGACACTCTCCACACCCGCAGACAGCAAACGCAGCACCTGGAAGTGGGGTCATGAACACAGCTGTAATTAGATCAGGTGTTTGCAACCTTTCCAGCCGGTTTCTCACAGACCAAACCCTGTAGGAGCAGCAAAGCCTTACctcaccttttaaaaaaaaatttatatatatacagcTCTGCATTTATGTTAATGTTTGTTAACATTTGACTTTAATAAACCAGACACACACCATTatttggaaaacacaaaaagagttgTGTGACCCCATTAAAATTGCCCCTCTATCCCAAAAATCTGTAAAGGTAAACAAACACTTTGTCTACGACATCCACTGAGTTTTTCACAAAATGTGTTTGCAGGGTCCGACATGAACCATGTCTATAAGCCCTCCTTTTGACGAATTACTTTGATGCCCCTCCTCTACTGTCTGCATGCGAGGTGCACATCTCCACGCAACATGTGAATGCATGCCCCTCACCATCAAATTGTGCCTGAATTTTAGAGGCAAAATGGCTTAATATTGAGGTTaaagttattttcattttagtgAGATCTTATACTACGTCCCACATTTCACTACAGTAGGTGGTGGAAATGCTCCTAAATCACTAGATGCCATCCACCTAAAAGCAAAAGGAGAAGCTGGTTTGTGGTTATGTCATGACCATCTCCAAAATAGCTCTTTGATAACCTGTCAGGGTGTAATAAGACATTTAAATCTTGTGAAGTTCCAGTGGCTGAAGTGGAAAATATGATGACAAATATACAAGATGCTGCCCTCTGCAGAAAAGTGACTTCTGTGCCAGTCAGGAAGAAGgtgagcaaaataaaaagaaatccaaggaaGACTGTTTTTGTGAATCTGTTGATGGCAACTTCTCCAGACActctgaattccctcactactcactacttagtgcactataaaGGACATTCTCCATTTTCTTGGGGCGTCTGTACCCACAATTCGAAAacccagtgccctggaaatttcccgtTTCCCAAGtcttagtgaaaaaaaaagttagcatCTTTGCTCACTTGATGAATATAGAACACAATGCATTCCATTATTAcaatttattgtttaaaaaattaatttaaacttgttttttgtaaatcctccaagttttcatcatcataaCTTGATGAATTCAGAAATAATCATAGTAAAATGTTCATACTTATTAGGTCTTTACTTTGGCAAATAtttggcattaaaaaaatagtgagcatCTGTCCGAATTACACTGACATCCAGGACAATGGACAGTGCTGCACTATAGTCTTTTAGGGGTAAAGGAGTAGTAAGTCAAGCTCTGACATAGCCAGACAGTCCAGTCCACTGATTGGCAGCCTTTTTCTGCTGTCTTTCTGTGACTCATATTAAAAACTTGCTGTTACGCATTAGCCCGTAGAGGAAAACGTAGAGTGGAGGATAAAATTGTTGgcacccctcagttaaagaaagatagtccacaatgctcactgaaatgacttgaaacctTCAAAAgtaagaataaattaaaaaaattgaaaattaaataatcaaaatcagccatcacttttgagttgttgattcacagaattatttataaaaacaaactaatgaaatagggctggacaaaaatgatggtacccatgacttcatattttgttgcacaaccttttgaggcagtcactgcaatgaaacggtttctgtattattcaatgagccttctgcacctgtccacaggtattttggcccactcctcatgagcaaactgctccacttgtctcaggtttgacgggtgtcttttccaaatggcatgtttcagctccttccacagatgttcaatgggattcagatctgggctcatagaaggccacttcagaatagtccaacgcttttctctgagccattcttgggggtttttggctgtgtgttttggatcgttgtcctgttggaagacccatgacctgagactgagaccaagctttctgacactaggcagcacatttctacccagaatgccttgataatctggagatttcatttcaCCTTGCACAatttcaagacaccctgtgccagatgcagcaaagcagccccaaaacagaactgagcctcctccatgtttca contains:
- the dnd1 gene encoding dead end protein homolog 1 — encoded protein: MDNQSKVVNLERVQALQAWVKSTNTKLTQVNGQRKYGGPPDVWDGPPPGARCEVFISQIPRDVYEDLLIPLFSSVGALWEFRLMMNFSGQNRGFAYAKYGTAAIANDAIHLLHGYPLGPGARLSVRCSIEKRQLCIQNLPASTRQEELLQVLRLLSAGVESVALKAGPGIEGVSAVVAFSSHHAASMAKKALGEEFKKQFCLDISIKWLSAEKPNPDKPPPQRAPKGLLPSPLKHLGQTSPRLPPRLASPAVPTAFCKAVGGPPTQHDTHVKGTSPPPRGQVMFSVSPVLLLRKLSEASGWGDPHYEMLFSHAGPDGFLYFTYKVHVPGAPTTFRGFVMILPGHCTSTMLEEARRAAAQQVLQKLCSSGLSA